From the Solibacillus sp. FSL R5-0449 genome, one window contains:
- the spxA gene encoding transcriptional regulator SpxA encodes MTVTIYTQSSCSSSRKALKWLNENNITYTEKRTTSQSLTLAEFKHILSMTEDGTDEIIATNSNDFKNLDIDIDQLSIQELYNLIQQHPRMLRSPILLDEKRIQIGYNEMDIRRFIPRKVRAFELNALQKLAVE; translated from the coding sequence ATGACAGTAACAATCTATACACAATCGAGCTGTTCCTCATCACGAAAAGCATTGAAATGGCTAAACGAAAATAATATTACTTATACTGAAAAAAGAACAACTTCTCAATCTTTGACTTTAGCAGAGTTTAAACATATTTTAAGTATGACAGAAGATGGTACGGATGAAATTATTGCGACAAACTCGAATGATTTCAAAAACCTGGACATTGATATTGACCAGTTATCCATTCAAGAGTTGTACAACTTAATCCAGCAGCATCCTCGTATGTTGCGCAGCCCTATTTTACTTGATGAAAAACGCATTCAGATCGGCTATAACGAAATGGACATTCGTCGTTTCATCCCTCGTAAAGTGCGTGCATTTGAATTGAATGCCCTTCAGAAATTAGCCGTAGAATAG